Genomic DNA from Sphingobium sp. V4:
CCCAGACCATCGCGATGGGCATCCGTGTGCCCAAGGCGGTCGGCGATTTCCTGATCCTGCGCGCAGTGCGCGAGAGCGGGGGCGCGGCGCTGGCCGTGTCGGACGCGGCGATCGCGGCGGCAGTGCGCGATGTGGCGCGCGACGATGGCCTGCTGCTTTGCCCGGAGGGCGGGGCAACGCTCGCCGCCTATCAAAGGGCGCTGGACGAGGGGCTGATCGGCCGCGACGAGCAGGCAGTGCTGTTCAACTGCGCCAGCGGCCTCAAATATCCGCTGGAGGACCAGAGCCGGACCCTGGACCGCCACGCGCCGATCGACTTCACGAAACTCTAAGACATTTTGATACATTTAAGATGCATCGTAAGCCTTGACGGTCTCGATCTATAAGATATATCGCAAAGCATCATGACATATATGAAAGAGCAAATGATGCGATTCTCCCATAACCTCCACGGTCGCCATGGCGGTCATCATGGACATCGAGGTCCGCTGCACGATCACGGCCGCTTTGCTTCCCCCGACGGCTTCGGCCGCGGCCGGGGTGGTCCGTTCGGCGGCGATCCTTTCGGCGAGGACGGGCTGCGGGGTGGCGGTCGGGGTGGGCGCGGTGGCCGCCGCCGGCTGTTCGACAATGACGCGCTGCGCCTTATCCTGCTGAAGCTGATCGCCGACGCGCCGCGCCACGGCTATGAACTGATCCGCGCGATCGAGGCGCTGTCGGGCGAAGCCTATGCGCCCAGTCCCGGCGTCGTCTACCCGACCTTGACGCTACTGGCGGAAATGGACCTGATCGTCGAGCAGCCGGGCGAAGGCAGTCGCAAGCGCTTCGCCATCACCGATGCAGGCCACGCGCAGATCGCGGAGCGCAAGGATGCGCTGGACATGGCGCTGGAGCGGTTGGCGTCGCTGGCCCGCAAGGCCGAACGGGTCGATGGCGGCCCGGTGCGCCGCGCGATGCACAATCTGCGCTTCGCCATTCAGCAGCGGCTTGAAAAGGAAGGGGCGGATAACCAGACCATGTTCGACGTCGCGTCCCTGATCGACGAGGCGGCCAGCAAGATCGAAAGGCTATAAGCGATGACCCTGACTGCGACCGTCCCGACCACCAGCGCCAGCCGCTATCTCCAGCAACTCTGCAAGCATTGGAGCCACAAGTTCGAGGTGAATTTCGACGCCAGCCAGGGCGAGATCGCCTTTCCGATGGGACCGATCCGCATGGCGGCGACCCCCGACGCGCTGGTGGTGACGCTCGAACCGACGCCGGACGCCGACGTCGAACGGTTCAAGCAGGTGGTCGCCGACCATCTCGATCGCTTCGCCTTCCGCGAGGCGCCGCTGCCTTTCGACTGGAAATAACCGGGCGACGGCCATGAGAAAAAGAGGGGCGGGCTGATCCGCCCCTTTTCATTTGCCGGGGATTCGCCGCGCGCTGGCCAGATGATGGGCGTGGGTGATGGCGACGGCCAAGGCGTCGGCCGCATCCGGCCCGGCGATCTTCGCTCCCGGCAGCAGGCGCGACACCATGGCATGGACCTGCTCCTTCGACGCATTGCCGACGCCGACGACCGATTTCTTGACGAGGCGGGCCGCATATTCGCCCACCTCCATGCCCGATCGCGACGCGGCGAGCAGCACGACGCCGCGCGCCTGACCCAGTTTCAGCGTGGATTGCGGGTTCACATTGACGAACACCTCCTCCACCGCCGCGCCATCGGGCCGATGTTCGAGGATGAGGTCGGTCAGCGCCAGGTCGAGGGCGAGCAGCCGCGTCGCCAGCGACATGGCGCTGTCGGTCTTGATCTGGCCGTTGCCGACATGGGTCAGCCGGTTGCCGTCGGCGGCGATGACGCCCCAGCCGGTGGTGCCGAGGCCCGGGTCGAGACCGAGGAGGATCAAATCGCCCTCCCGCGCGCGGCAGGGCTTGGGGAAGGGGATATGCATGGGGCCCGAGGTGGAACAGGCCCTCCCCCGGCCCCTCCCGCAAGCGGGAGGGGAGGATGGATCAACCCAGCTTCTCCATCACCTCGTCGGAGACTTCGTAATTGCCCCAGACGGTCTGGACGTCGTCATCATCTTCCAGCACGTCGACCAGCTTGAGCAGGGTCGCGGCATTGGCTTCGTCGACTTCGACGGTGGTCTGCGGCTTCCAGGCGAGCTTCGCCCCGTCGGCCGCGCCCAGCTTGGCTTCCAGCGCCTTGGCGACTTCATGGAGGGCGTCCATCGCCGTCCAGATTTCATGCTCGTCTTCGTTCGAGGACACGTCGTCCGCGCCCGCTTCCAGCGCCGCTTCGAACACCGCATCGGCGTCGCCCGCGCTAGCGGGATAGGTAATGAGGCCAAGCCGGTCGAAGCCATGGCTCACCGCGCCGGACGCGCCCAAATTGCCGCCATTCTTGGAGAAGGCGGTGCGGATATTGGTCGCCGTGCGATTGCGATTGTCGGTCAGCGCCTCGACGATGATCGCGACGCCGCCGGGA
This window encodes:
- a CDS encoding PadR family transcriptional regulator; its protein translation is MMRFSHNLHGRHGGHHGHRGPLHDHGRFASPDGFGRGRGGPFGGDPFGEDGLRGGGRGGRGGRRRLFDNDALRLILLKLIADAPRHGYELIRAIEALSGEAYAPSPGVVYPTLTLLAEMDLIVEQPGEGSRKRFAITDAGHAQIAERKDALDMALERLASLARKAERVDGGPVRRAMHNLRFAIQQRLEKEGADNQTMFDVASLIDEAASKIERL
- a CDS encoding DUF2218 domain-containing protein: MTLTATVPTTSASRYLQQLCKHWSHKFEVNFDASQGEIAFPMGPIRMAATPDALVVTLEPTPDADVERFKQVVADHLDRFAFREAPLPFDWK
- the ruvC gene encoding crossover junction endodeoxyribonuclease RuvC gives rise to the protein MILLGLDPGLGTTGWGVIAADGNRLTHVGNGQIKTDSAMSLATRLLALDLALTDLILEHRPDGAAVEEVFVNVNPQSTLKLGQARGVVLLAASRSGMEVGEYAARLVKKSVVGVGNASKEQVHAMVSRLLPGAKIAGPDAADALAVAITHAHHLASARRIPGK
- a CDS encoding YebC/PmpR family DNA-binding transcriptional regulator, with amino-acid sequence MAGHSKFKNIMHRKGAQDKKRSSMFSKLSREITVAAKMGMPDPDMNPRLRLAINAAKAQSMPKDNIQRAIDKAIGGDTENYEEIRYEGYGPGGVAIIVEALTDNRNRTATNIRTAFSKNGGNLGASGAVSHGFDRLGLITYPASAGDADAVFEAALEAGADDVSSNEDEHEIWTAMDALHEVAKALEAKLGAADGAKLAWKPQTTVEVDEANAATLLKLVDVLEDDDDVQTVWGNYEVSDEVMEKLG